The Pantoea trifolii nucleotide sequence TGAGCTGGGGCAGCTGGATGAGAATTTGCAGAATGCCGAGCAGTTTGGCTGGCAGACCGCCATTCACATGCCGCGCTGGGCCAGCCGCATCGATCTGCAAATTACCTCGGTACGTGCCGAGAAGATTCAGGATATCAGTGAAGATGACATCATGGCGGAAGGCGTGCAGACCGATTCGCACTTCCTCAATAACTTCTTCACCATGAATATGAATTCTGAATCGCCGAAAGAAGCCTACCGTAAGGCGTGGCAGAAACAGTACGGCGCCACCAGCTGGGAAGTGAACCCGTGGGTTTGGGTGATCGCGTTTCAACGGGTTGAACGCTAAATAAATGCTGCAAAGCAGGCAAACGTAAGGTCGTCATTCATGACGACCTTTTTAATGTCCTCACCATGACTTTCCCGCTTTGCCACGCTAATCACAGACAAATCCTCGACTAACTGGTTGAATAGCTGGCTTTGATCACGCGCTGGTAATTCCTCCTTTGCCGCGCCAGGATACTGTTTTCGTCTGAAGAGTGAGTGACGCAATGTTCAAATGGCCGTGGCATGCGCAAATAGAGACTTCAGTACTGGCACTTCCCTGGCAGCAGGCGCTGGCGCAGCCGATCTTTTCACTGCTCGATGCTGATGAAAAAACCGCACTGGTTACGCTGGCACAACGCTTCCTGCAGCAGAAAAAAATTTCGCCGCTGCAAGGCCTGCAGCTCGATGAACTGTTACTGACACGTCTGGCGTTACTGTTCTGTTTGCCGGTCTTAAAGCTGGGTCTCGAATGGCTCGATGGCTTCCATGAAGTGCTGATCTATCCCGAGCCGTTCAACGTCGACGATCGCTGGGAAGATGGTAACGGTCTGGTACACCACGCGCCGGCTGTGCACGCCGGACAAAGCTGGACGCAAGGTCCAGTGGTGTTAAACGCATTGGATATTCTGGATTCACTCGATCTCTCCGGTTTTAACCTGGTGATCCACGAAGTAGCGCATAAACTCGATGCGCGTGGCAGCGGTTATACCAGCGGCATTCCGGTGATAGCGCTACGTGATGTCGCCAGCTGGGAGAAAGATTTGCAGCAGGCAATGGCAGAAATTGAAGCTGAAGTGGAATTAGTCGGTGAACAGGCGGCAACCATCGATCCCTATGCCGCCAGCGATGCAGCAGAGTGTTTCGCGGTGCTGTCAGAGTATTTCTTCAGCGCACCGGATTTACTGGCTAACCGCTTCCCGGTGATGTATCGCCATCTGCAGCAGTTCTATCGTCAGGATCCACTGGCGCGATTGGCGATGCTGACAGCAGAACCTGCTTAAATCGCGATCGCTTTGTACTAATGCTAGCCAGTTGAATACAAATGTGTTTTAAGCTGTTGACACCTGCAAGGGGCGCCATTAATATTCGCCTCGTTCACACGATTCCTCTGTAGTTCAGTCGGTAGAACGGCGGACTGTTAATCCGTATGTCACTGGTTCGAGTCCAGTCAGAGGAGCCATATTTAGAGAAGCCCGCTTAGGAAACTAAGCGGGCTTTTTGCTTTTCTTATATTCTTTCCTGCCGTTCATTTCTGAAACTTTTGGCATAATTCTGCTTATCTGAGGGTAAAAGAATTACCAATCAACCCAAAAGTATCAAAAATGACACTTTGAATCCCTGGACTCCATTTTTTTAGTAGAAATTGCATGAAAAGACGCTAAAGGTTCAAAAATGAACCTTTTAGTATTATATTCAGGCAATGTCTATGCATGCCGCTTAAAAAACCAGGAAAGAGTCATAAATGAACCTTGATGAAATTAGGTCTCTACTTAAAAGCCTCTCTCATGCAGACAAGCAGAAATTGCTCGATGAGTGGCCACTTGATGTTCAACCTTTCACTGAATTCGCAGCATCCGATAAGCCAATACTGAGCGCCCTTGAGCTTTCATTACTGCCACCCATACTGACCAATGAGTTGAAGCGGCAAAATATCACCTATGAAGAGATGGCGATGCAAATTGGCGTGTCTATCTCAACCTTCAAAAGAATGATCGCCAATCCCGCAGCCGCAAAGGCGATGAATCTTCATGCCTTACTTAAGGAACTCGGAGTAAAAGTATGGCTCGAAAAATAGAGGTGTGGCTCTATGACAAGTCTGTCGGTACCTTGACAGAGGAGGACGCCGGTTTCACTTTCTGTTACCGGCCCAATTATAGCGGTCGCGCGATTTCATTAAGTATGCCGGTAAGGCGAGAACCTTATTTTAATGAAGAGCTCCATCCTTTCTTCAAAGGGTTGGCACCAGAAGGTTGGTTGCGTAAACGATATTCTGAAATTCAAAAAATTGATGATAAAGATCTGTTTGGATTACTCATGCAGAACGGTAACGACTTGCTTGGTGCAGTAGTACTCAAGGAGATAACATCATGAATTCAGCATGCTGCCTGATAAATTTAGCTCAACTCAAGGAATCCGAGCTTGATACGAACTATTCCCTTAAAGGCATTAAACATCTGTTTGGTAGTGTAAACGTTGCCCTTAGTTTGCCCTTTACGCGAAGTCAGTTTATTCAGGAATTGCCTGAACGTCAGAAAGGCATGAGTATTTCCGGCTATCAACCGAAGCTTTCGCTGTGTCTGGAAGAGGGGGAACTGCAGGTTGTCAGTAATAACGGCACGTATATTCTTAAACCCTCACCTGAAGAGTACCCACATCTGGCGGAAAATGAGCATGCCACAATGTGCGTCATGCAACGTCTAAGATTTAACGTTCCTCCCTTTGGCTTAATCCCCTTTCAAGCAGAAAAAGGCCGACCAAATGAGTTGGGCTTTGTGATCAAAAGATATGATCGCTTAGAAGACCTAACGCGATTACATCAGGAGCAGTTGGATGGCGCGATGGGACTCGATGATAAATATGGCAAAATTGATAATAAAAAAGCCATCAGTTATGAGAGGGCTGCCAAATTTCTGAATAGCGCAGTCAGCAATAGTTTAAACAGTAAGCGCGACCTTTTTTTACGCATCGTCTATGCCTATGTGCTGGGGAATAATGATTTTCATCTGCGTAATATCGGGATCATACTTCCCGAAGCAGGACCCGCTTACCTGGCACCAGTGTATGATTTTATTAGCGTGGTGCCCTATCCCGCTGCATTCGGCGAGTACTTAGCGCTGCCTCTGCTTGAATGTGAAGAAAATGATGCCGGGAGCGCGCCAGGAATTGATTCAGGCTATGGGGAATATGTCGGTGCGGACTTTATCCTGCTTGCTCAGGGTATGGATATTCAACCCGCGCTGGCCCGCAAATGGTTGGTCGATGTGGTGAAGAGTCACTCGCTGATCATTGCTACCTACGCTGAAAGCCATATGCCTGAAGAACAGCGTAATCTCGTACTTGATTATGTCGTACGCAGAATGACGTTACTGGCCGTGACCGAACTGTAACGCGTCTTTCGCGCGTGATCACAGACATAAAAAAACCCGCTGGCCTAAGAGCGGGTTCTTTATTCATCAGCGCACAGTTCATTCCAGTAGCTGTAGCGGATCACATGGTGCAGGCGCTTATCTCTCATAGTAGCGATACACCGAAGGATGGAACTCAACGCCGTAAAGTTGGCTGATGGGAATCAGCAGGTCGATATGGTTGCTGAGATCGAATTCGCGCTCTTCTGCGGTTCCAGTCTCGCCATTGATCAGTTGGTTAAACCACTGCTGCAAGAGGTGTTTCATTGCCAGCTTCTCCACAAATGATTGAGGCTGACAGTAAACCGCATTCACACATATAACCAAAACGATTAGTTGTGCGCTTCTTTGCCAAATATTGCATATATGCAGGGTCGCCATTCATGGCGACCTGCCCAATGCGTTATCCCCGACTCTTCGCCATCATCTTGCGATAATTGTTCAGCCATTTGCCGCTGGTGAGTCGCCACCAGAAGAATACGCCGCGCACCGTCCAGTCGAGGAACATGCCGAGCCACACGCCAATCACGCCCATTCCCAGCACAATCCCGAGGAAATAACCGGCCACCACGCGTGCGCCCCACATGCTGAACATCGACACATACATGGTGTAACGTGCATCGCGCGCACCTTTAAGGCTGGCGGGCAACACCCATGAGGCGGTCCAGATCGGCATAAAGGCGGCATTGAGCCAAATCAAATGCTTGGTGACCGAAATTACTTCCGGATCGCGGCTGTAAAACTGCGCAAGCGTGCCGGCGAGCGGCACGGTAATCAACGCCAGCGAACACAATCCAATCATTGCCAGCCAGAACACGTGTTTAATTTGCCGTTCCGCCTGCATCACCTGATTCAGCCCCAGCCTGCGCCCGGTAATAATGGTCGATGCCGATCCCAGCGCGTTACCCGGCAGGTTAATCAGCGAAGCAATTGAGAAGGCAATAAAGTTACCGGCGATTTCATTGGTGCCCATGCCAGCGACAAAAATCTGCGTCAGCAATTTGCCGCCGTTAAACAGCACCGATTCAATACTGGCGGGCACGCCAATGCCCAACACTTCCATCAGAATGTTGCGGTCCCAGCGCCGGAAATAGCTGGCGATGGAGATCTTCAATGCTGGCGTAATACCGCGATACAGCACGTATATCGCCGCTGCCGCGCCGATATAGCGCGAGATGGTTAAACCCAATCCGGCACCGACAAAGCCCAGCCCTTCCCAACCCATACAGCCGTATATCAGCACGCTACTGATCACGATGTTGAGAATGTTCATGCCGCCGTTGATCAGCATCGGGATTTTGGTATTGCCCGCGCCGCGCAGCGCGCCGCTGCCAATCAGCGCAATCGCCGCCGCAGGATAGCTCCACGCCGAGGTTTGCAGATAGCTTAGCGCCAGCTCTTTCACTTTGGGATCGGCGCTACCGGCAATCACATCAATGATCAGATGTCCCCAAAACTCGATGGCGATCACCAGCACAAACGCCAGCGCGGTCATCAATCCCAGCGACTGTCGCGTCGCGGCTCGCGCACGTTTGCCGTTGCGTTTTGCCAGGCTGAACGCCACCACCACCGTGGTGCCGAGATCGATGGCGGCAAAGAAGGAGATGATCACCATGTTAAAGCTATCGGCCAGACCGACGCCCGCCATCGCTTCTTTACCCAGCCAGCTTACCAGGAAGGTACTGAGGACGCCCATCAGCATCACGCACAGGTTTTCGATAAAGATGGGCACGGCTAATGGGGTGATTTCTCGCCAGAACAACGTACGGTAAGAGCGGCGTTTGGGATACCACGCCGTATTTCTGACCGCCCGCATCACTGCTACGCCAGGATTTTGCAAGGGATTACCAAATCACTTTGGAGAGGAAGAAGAGTAATAATGATGATAGGCCACTAACAATTATGCAAAGTGTTTCCCCTCACCATTTAATCATTATTACAAACTTTTTGTCGCCACTACCGCAGGATCGGCTGCGCCCCCCAAATAGGCGCTGCGCACGTCATCATTGTTGAGCAGCTCGGCACCGCTGCCGCTCAGACGAATCTCGCCGTTCACCATCACATAGCCACGATCCGCCAGCTGCAATGCATGGCGGGCATTCTG carries:
- the mtfA gene encoding DgsA anti-repressor MtfA, with the protein product MFKWPWHAQIETSVLALPWQQALAQPIFSLLDADEKTALVTLAQRFLQQKKISPLQGLQLDELLLTRLALLFCLPVLKLGLEWLDGFHEVLIYPEPFNVDDRWEDGNGLVHHAPAVHAGQSWTQGPVVLNALDILDSLDLSGFNLVIHEVAHKLDARGSGYTSGIPVIALRDVASWEKDLQQAMAEIEAEVELVGEQAATIDPYAASDAAECFAVLSEYFFSAPDLLANRFPVMYRHLQQFYRQDPLARLAMLTAEPA
- a CDS encoding XRE family transcriptional regulator, whose protein sequence is MNLDEIRSLLKSLSHADKQKLLDEWPLDVQPFTEFAASDKPILSALELSLLPPILTNELKRQNITYEEMAMQIGVSISTFKRMIANPAAAKAMNLHALLKELGVKVWLEK
- a CDS encoding HipA N-terminal domain-containing protein — protein: MARKIEVWLYDKSVGTLTEEDAGFTFCYRPNYSGRAISLSMPVRREPYFNEELHPFFKGLAPEGWLRKRYSEIQKIDDKDLFGLLMQNGNDLLGAVVLKEITS
- a CDS encoding HipA domain-containing protein, whose product is MNSACCLINLAQLKESELDTNYSLKGIKHLFGSVNVALSLPFTRSQFIQELPERQKGMSISGYQPKLSLCLEEGELQVVSNNGTYILKPSPEEYPHLAENEHATMCVMQRLRFNVPPFGLIPFQAEKGRPNELGFVIKRYDRLEDLTRLHQEQLDGAMGLDDKYGKIDNKKAISYERAAKFLNSAVSNSLNSKRDLFLRIVYAYVLGNNDFHLRNIGIILPEAGPAYLAPVYDFISVVPYPAAFGEYLALPLLECEENDAGSAPGIDSGYGEYVGADFILLAQGMDIQPALARKWLVDVVKSHSLIIATYAESHMPEEQRNLVLDYVVRRMTLLAVTEL
- a CDS encoding EmmdR/YeeO family multidrug/toxin efflux MATE transporter, translated to MRAVRNTAWYPKRRSYRTLFWREITPLAVPIFIENLCVMLMGVLSTFLVSWLGKEAMAGVGLADSFNMVIISFFAAIDLGTTVVVAFSLAKRNGKRARAATRQSLGLMTALAFVLVIAIEFWGHLIIDVIAGSADPKVKELALSYLQTSAWSYPAAAIALIGSGALRGAGNTKIPMLINGGMNILNIVISSVLIYGCMGWEGLGFVGAGLGLTISRYIGAAAAIYVLYRGITPALKISIASYFRRWDRNILMEVLGIGVPASIESVLFNGGKLLTQIFVAGMGTNEIAGNFIAFSIASLINLPGNALGSASTIITGRRLGLNQVMQAERQIKHVFWLAMIGLCSLALITVPLAGTLAQFYSRDPEVISVTKHLIWLNAAFMPIWTASWVLPASLKGARDARYTMYVSMFSMWGARVVAGYFLGIVLGMGVIGVWLGMFLDWTVRGVFFWWRLTSGKWLNNYRKMMAKSRG